In Sphingomonas sp. LR60, the following are encoded in one genomic region:
- a CDS encoding DUF6628 family protein produces MTQLPAPVLTINALPHALPDCPNARVILFAMRRMGAHGLSDARAAHGFFTGFGEAFRRPLLLMRTLMTDLAANATVPIAIAPCCCARMTASEQVLLAIVARVESRTDSAHLLMQDLIGQRHVDGVLASAAALAAAFADEGRPICL; encoded by the coding sequence ATGACCCAGCTTCCCGCCCCCGTCCTGACCATCAATGCCTTGCCGCATGCATTGCCCGACTGTCCCAACGCACGCGTTATCCTGTTCGCGATGCGCCGTATGGGTGCGCACGGCCTCTCGGACGCTCGCGCCGCGCACGGCTTCTTCACCGGCTTCGGCGAGGCGTTCCGACGTCCTTTGCTGTTGATGCGCACGCTGATGACCGATCTTGCCGCCAATGCGACGGTGCCGATCGCGATTGCGCCGTGCTGCTGCGCGCGAATGACCGCGTCGGAGCAAGTGCTGCTCGCGATCGTCGCGCGTGTAGAGAGCCGCACCGACAGCGCGCATCTGTTGATGCAGGACCTGATCGGGCAGCGGCATGTCGACGGCGTATTGGCCAGCGCCGCCGCCCTCGCCGCCGCCTTCGCCGACGAGGGTCGCCCGATCTGCCTTTAG
- the rsmD gene encoding 16S rRNA (guanine(966)-N(2))-methyltransferase RsmD, whose translation MRIIAGQWRGRPLAAPKGDATRPTADRTREALFSMLASRVGSFEGLACADLFAGSGALGLEALSRGAASCMFVEQDKPALDVLRANVAKLGATGADIRPASVMALGPARAPLDIVMMDPPYATGAGAVAADKLARLGWIGPATWVSIETAKGEGDVPAGFVVDADRTHGRARLMLLRLG comes from the coding sequence ATGAGGATCATCGCCGGCCAATGGCGCGGACGCCCGCTCGCTGCACCGAAAGGTGACGCCACCCGTCCGACCGCAGACCGCACGCGCGAAGCCCTGTTCTCGATGCTCGCCAGCCGCGTCGGCAGCTTCGAGGGACTGGCCTGTGCCGATCTCTTCGCCGGATCGGGAGCGCTCGGGCTGGAAGCCTTGTCGCGCGGCGCGGCAAGCTGCATGTTCGTCGAGCAGGATAAGCCCGCGCTCGACGTCCTGCGCGCCAATGTCGCGAAGCTGGGTGCGACGGGCGCCGACATCCGCCCTGCCTCGGTCATGGCGCTCGGCCCGGCGCGCGCGCCGCTCGATATCGTGATGATGGACCCGCCTTATGCGACCGGCGCGGGCGCGGTGGCTGCCGACAAGCTGGCGCGACTTGGTTGGATCGGTCCTGCCACCTGGGTCTCGATCGAGACCGCAAAGGGCGAAGGCGACGTTCCCGCAGGCTTCGTCGTCGACGCAGACCGGACCCACGGCCGCGCGCGGTTGATGCTGTTGCGGCTCGGCTGA
- a CDS encoding response regulator: MLFGRRQRSIEKLLVVEDEPLVAFDTERMLTDQGFTIIATVDRVADAVRVIEAGAPIDLVLVDINLADGSGIDVARSASARGIRVLFVTGACPVDAETVAVGCLAKPYTQRDLVGSIDAIESAAEGRSPPRLPGGLRMFGGGSPMTGLT, encoded by the coding sequence ATGTTGTTCGGGCGGCGACAGCGGTCGATCGAGAAGTTGCTCGTCGTCGAAGACGAGCCTTTGGTGGCATTCGACACCGAGCGGATGCTGACGGATCAAGGCTTTACCATCATCGCGACCGTCGACCGGGTCGCCGACGCGGTGCGGGTGATCGAAGCCGGCGCGCCGATCGATCTGGTGCTCGTCGACATCAACCTTGCCGATGGCAGCGGAATCGATGTCGCACGCTCGGCATCGGCGCGCGGGATTCGGGTGCTGTTCGTGACGGGCGCATGCCCGGTGGACGCCGAGACGGTCGCGGTCGGCTGTCTGGCAAAACCCTATACGCAACGGGATCTTGTCGGATCGATCGACGCGATCGAATCGGCCGCGGAGGGTCGATCGCCGCCACGGTTGCCGGGCGGATTGCGGATGTTCGGCGGTGGATCACCGATGACCGGGCTTACCTGA
- a CDS encoding pseudouridine synthase, translating into MADERSPHRIAKLLARAGVASRREVERMIAEGRVAKDGVVLDTPATVLPSLDGVTVDGEPVAAAEPTRLFLFHKPTGVLTAERDPAGRATIYDRLPKDLPRLVPIGRLDLNTEGLLLLTTDGEFKRQLELPATGVERSYRARAYGQVSQAQLEDLIHGIEIDGIRYGPIDANLERRTGANVWIEMTLSEGKNREVRRVLEHLGLRVSRLIRTRYGPFVLGDLPVGDIGEVRVADLIAFRQTLKAAAKQRPPVPDVAVPGSRRAPAPRPPIGGRPLGGPRPSTGVGRPVASHRTASAPQPVRTPDRSPAKAAATTLRPPRATPKPVAPKTEEQPLTPQRPARIKRQPGWAKPKPKPGARPRGRK; encoded by the coding sequence ATGGCCGACGAACGTTCCCCACACCGCATCGCCAAGCTGCTCGCGCGCGCAGGCGTGGCCTCCCGGCGCGAGGTCGAGCGGATGATCGCCGAGGGGCGTGTCGCGAAGGACGGCGTCGTACTCGACACGCCCGCCACGGTCCTGCCGTCGCTCGACGGCGTCACGGTCGATGGAGAGCCCGTCGCGGCGGCGGAGCCTACGCGCTTGTTTCTCTTCCACAAACCGACCGGCGTGCTGACCGCGGAGCGCGATCCGGCCGGGCGCGCGACGATCTACGATCGCTTGCCCAAGGATTTGCCGCGGCTGGTTCCGATCGGGCGGCTGGATCTCAACACCGAGGGGCTGTTGCTCCTGACCACCGATGGCGAATTCAAGCGACAGCTCGAACTGCCTGCGACCGGCGTCGAGCGCAGCTATCGCGCGCGTGCTTACGGCCAGGTCAGCCAGGCGCAGCTCGAAGACCTGATCCACGGCATCGAGATCGACGGCATTCGTTACGGCCCGATCGACGCCAATCTCGAGCGTCGCACCGGTGCGAACGTCTGGATCGAAATGACGCTGAGCGAGGGCAAGAACCGCGAGGTGCGGCGCGTGCTCGAACATCTCGGGCTGCGCGTCAGCCGTCTGATACGCACGCGCTACGGGCCGTTCGTGCTCGGCGACCTGCCGGTCGGTGACATTGGCGAGGTTCGTGTCGCGGACCTGATCGCCTTTCGTCAGACCTTGAAGGCAGCTGCGAAACAGCGGCCACCGGTCCCCGACGTCGCCGTACCCGGCAGCCGTCGCGCGCCTGCGCCGCGTCCGCCGATCGGCGGACGCCCGCTCGGCGGCCCACGTCCCTCGACGGGGGTGGGGCGACCGGTTGCGTCTCATCGTACCGCAAGCGCTCCGCAACCCGTGCGGACGCCAGATCGCTCGCCCGCCAAAGCTGCCGCCACTACGCTGCGTCCGCCGCGCGCGACGCCCAAACCAGTCGCGCCCAAGACCGAAGAGCAGCCGCTCACGCCGCAACGTCCGGCACGGATCAAGCGTCAGCCCGGATGGGCCAAGCCGAAACCCAAGCCCGGCGCACGGCCGCGGGGTCGCAAATGA
- a CDS encoding MFS transporter: MYSSALPADQPAASHRRILLASLVGTSVEFYDFYIYATAASLVFGPLFFPAGDPSAQLLAAYASLAVAFFARPVGAWAFGHYGDRIGRKSTLVVSLMLMGGSTLAIAFLPTYAQAGYLAPVLLCLLRFGQGFGLGGEWGGAALLAVENAPPGWRGRYGMVPQLGAPVGFVAANGLFLLLGLVMSAEDFVAWGWRIPFVLSIVLVGLGLWVRLKIAETPAFARVLEEGPPPAVPMGELLRDHWRAALGGTAGAIACFAVYYIATAFALGYATTRLGIARPTILSMQLGAILFMAVGIVLSGIWADRRDARHVLTWGCVFAIIAGFVLAPGLGSGSPPLIFASLSVALFAMGFVYGPLGAWLPGLFPARVRYTGVSLAFNMAGIIGGGLTPVAAETLARNGGLSLVGGYLAGMSLVSLIALLAMRPRTAAA, from the coding sequence ATGTATTCTTCCGCTCTTCCCGCTGATCAGCCGGCTGCCTCGCACCGCCGTATTCTGCTCGCCAGCCTCGTCGGCACGTCGGTGGAGTTCTACGATTTCTATATCTACGCGACGGCCGCGTCGCTGGTGTTCGGACCGCTGTTCTTCCCGGCGGGCGATCCGTCCGCGCAGTTGCTCGCCGCTTATGCGAGCCTTGCCGTAGCCTTCTTCGCACGACCGGTCGGTGCCTGGGCGTTCGGCCACTACGGTGACCGGATCGGGCGCAAGTCAACCTTGGTGGTCAGCCTGATGCTGATGGGTGGATCGACGCTGGCGATCGCGTTCCTGCCAACCTACGCGCAGGCCGGTTACCTCGCGCCGGTGCTGCTGTGCCTGCTGCGGTTTGGACAGGGGTTCGGACTTGGCGGGGAATGGGGCGGGGCGGCGTTGCTCGCGGTCGAGAACGCGCCGCCCGGCTGGCGGGGACGCTATGGCATGGTGCCGCAACTCGGCGCACCGGTCGGGTTCGTCGCCGCTAACGGCCTGTTCCTGCTGCTCGGATTGGTGATGAGCGCAGAGGATTTCGTCGCTTGGGGATGGCGCATCCCCTTCGTGCTGTCGATCGTGCTGGTCGGGCTCGGCCTGTGGGTGCGGCTGAAGATCGCCGAGACGCCCGCGTTCGCGCGCGTGCTGGAGGAAGGTCCGCCGCCAGCGGTGCCGATGGGTGAGTTGCTGCGCGATCACTGGCGCGCGGCATTGGGCGGCACCGCCGGGGCGATCGCGTGCTTCGCGGTCTATTATATCGCGACGGCGTTCGCGCTCGGCTATGCGACGACGCGGCTGGGAATCGCGCGGCCTACGATCCTGTCGATGCAGCTTGGCGCGATCCTGTTCATGGCCGTTGGGATCGTTCTGTCGGGCATCTGGGCCGATCGTCGCGACGCGCGGCATGTGCTGACCTGGGGGTGCGTCTTCGCGATCATCGCCGGGTTCGTGCTGGCGCCAGGGCTGGGATCGGGGTCGCCGCCGCTGATCTTTGCCAGCCTTTCCGTCGCATTGTTCGCGATGGGGTTCGTGTACGGCCCATTGGGCGCGTGGCTCCCCGGGCTGTTCCCGGCGCGCGTGCGCTATACGGGCGTGAGCCTTGCCTTCAACATGGCCGGGATCATCGGCGGCGGGCTGACCCCGGTCGCGGCGGAGACACTCGCGCGGAATGGCGGCCTGTCGCTGGTCGGCGGCTATCTCGCGGGAATGTCACTGGTTAGCCTGATCGCGCTGCTGGCGATGCGGCCGCGCACCGCCGCCGCCTGA
- the trpA gene encoding tryptophan synthase subunit alpha has translation MTRLADAFIADRPALICFVTAGDPSVAATPAILDALVEGGADVIELGMPFTDPMADGPAIQAANIRALAGGVTTADILRIAKEFRDRHPLTPLVLMGYANPMLRRGAEWFATALHDAGVDGVICVDIPPEEDDALGPSLRAMGIDLIRLATPTTRDTRIGEVLDGASGFIYYVSVAGITGKQQAQQASIEEAVARLKHATDLPIAVGFGVRTPEQARAIGRVADGVVVGSAIVEIVAEHGAAAPAPVAAYIKTLSAALADARKVSA, from the coding sequence TTGACCCGCCTTGCCGATGCCTTCATCGCCGACCGACCCGCGCTGATCTGCTTCGTCACCGCCGGCGATCCATCGGTCGCCGCAACGCCGGCGATCCTCGACGCGCTGGTCGAAGGCGGCGCGGACGTGATCGAACTGGGCATGCCGTTCACCGATCCGATGGCGGACGGCCCCGCGATCCAGGCCGCCAACATCCGCGCGCTCGCCGGCGGGGTAACCACCGCCGACATCCTGCGGATCGCGAAGGAATTCCGCGATCGTCATCCACTTACGCCATTGGTGCTGATGGGGTACGCCAACCCGATGCTGCGCCGTGGGGCCGAGTGGTTCGCCACCGCGCTGCATGACGCTGGCGTCGATGGCGTGATCTGCGTCGATATCCCGCCCGAGGAAGACGATGCGCTCGGGCCGTCGTTGCGGGCGATGGGGATCGATCTCATCCGCCTCGCCACGCCGACCACCCGCGACACGCGGATCGGCGAGGTGCTCGATGGCGCGAGCGGCTTCATTTATTACGTCTCGGTCGCTGGCATCACCGGCAAGCAACAGGCGCAACAGGCATCGATCGAGGAAGCGGTCGCACGGCTGAAGCACGCCACCGACCTGCCGATCGCGGTCGGTTTCGGGGTTCGCACACCCGAGCAGGCCCGCGCGATCGGCCGCGTCGCGGACGGCGTCGTCGTCGGCTCGGCGATCGTCGAGATCGTCGCCGAACATGGTGCCGCTGCACCCGCGCCCGTTGCCGCCTATATCAAGACGCTGTCGGCCGCGCTCGCCGACGCACGAAAGGTTTCCGCATGA
- a CDS encoding bifunctional folylpolyglutamate synthase/dihydrofolate synthase, whose product MTTPPRTADHAASSDAAVQAQLDRLWSLSPGADVLGLDRITRLLARLGDPHHKLPPVFHVAGTNGKGSTCAFLRAALEAAGYRVHVYTSPHLVRFNERIRIAGRLIDDAALAALLAEVLDQADGIGASFFEITTAAAFLAFARTPADACVIEVGLGGRLDATNVLPAPVACGIAALGIDHQAFLGDSLEQIAAEKAGIAKAGVPLVTMAYPPPIAAPVASAAQACGAPWFPQGTTWRYTADDQLHYEDAAGTLTLPLPVMPGAHQDANLALAVAMIRHQSSLSVPIAAFEAAATQTRWPARLQRLSRGPLVAPLTGTPVWLDGGHNASAGEAIAAALPLLIGGPEARSLIVILGMLANKDAAGFLAPFAEMIVTLIAVPVPGHACHVPADLLAVAAALNVPNCLTAPDIPAAAALVAGAQRPAQPVLIAGSLYLAGEVLSANDEAPD is encoded by the coding sequence GTGACCACACCCCCGAGGACAGCCGACCACGCCGCCTCCAGCGATGCCGCCGTCCAGGCGCAGCTCGACCGGCTCTGGTCACTGTCACCGGGCGCGGACGTGCTGGGGCTCGACCGGATCACGCGCCTGCTCGCGCGGCTCGGCGATCCGCACCATAAGCTGCCCCCCGTCTTTCACGTCGCCGGCACCAACGGCAAGGGCTCGACCTGCGCGTTCCTGCGCGCTGCGCTGGAGGCGGCGGGTTACCGCGTCCATGTCTACACCAGCCCGCATCTGGTCCGCTTCAACGAGCGCATCCGGATCGCCGGTCGATTGATCGACGACGCCGCGCTGGCGGCGTTGCTGGCGGAAGTGCTCGATCAGGCCGACGGCATCGGTGCCAGCTTCTTCGAGATCACGACCGCCGCCGCCTTCCTCGCCTTTGCGCGCACGCCCGCCGACGCCTGCGTGATCGAGGTCGGGCTCGGCGGGCGGCTCGACGCGACCAACGTGTTGCCTGCGCCGGTTGCGTGCGGGATCGCGGCGCTCGGGATCGACCATCAGGCGTTCCTCGGCGACTCCCTCGAACAGATCGCCGCAGAGAAGGCCGGGATCGCCAAGGCCGGCGTGCCGCTGGTGACGATGGCCTATCCGCCCCCGATCGCCGCCCCCGTCGCATCTGCGGCGCAGGCGTGCGGCGCGCCGTGGTTTCCTCAGGGAACGACGTGGCGCTACACCGCCGATGACCAGCTTCATTATGAGGACGCGGCTGGCACCCTTACCCTGCCGCTGCCAGTGATGCCCGGCGCGCATCAGGACGCCAATCTCGCATTGGCGGTGGCGATGATCCGGCATCAATCCAGCCTGTCGGTGCCGATCGCCGCATTCGAGGCCGCTGCCACGCAGACCCGCTGGCCCGCGCGGCTGCAACGCCTGTCACGCGGGCCGCTGGTCGCTCCCTTGACCGGTACGCCGGTGTGGCTCGACGGCGGGCACAATGCCTCTGCTGGAGAAGCCATCGCCGCGGCACTTCCTCTCCTGATCGGCGGCCCCGAAGCCCGTTCGCTGATCGTGATCCTCGGGATGCTCGCCAACAAGGATGCCGCCGGTTTCCTCGCGCCGTTCGCCGAGATGATCGTCACGCTCATCGCCGTGCCGGTGCCCGGTCACGCCTGCCACGTGCCGGCCGACCTGCTGGCGGTCGCCGCTGCACTGAACGTACCCAATTGTTTGACCGCGCCAGACATTCCCGCCGCGGCCGCGCTAGTCGCCGGCGCGCAGCGGCCTGCGCAGCCGGTGCTGATCGCCGGATCGCTCTATCTCGCCGGTGAAGTGTTGAGCGCGAACGACGAAGCGCCGGACTAA
- a CDS encoding phosphoribosylanthranilate isomerase — protein MPVTVKICGLSTPETLDAALKGGASHVGFVVFPPSPRHLPLDRLAGLAAQVPAHVRKVGVFVDPDDELLAATVAAGRLDAIQLHKTAPDRVAALRRLSGCETWAAIAVKTRADLTAAPAFTGAADRLLYDAKTPDGATLPGGMGLRFDWQLLDGFRHPLPWALSGGLDPANVAEAIARTRAPLVDVSSGVESAPGVKDVDKIAAFLQRVSAS, from the coding sequence GCTCGACGCCGCGCTGAAGGGTGGCGCAAGCCATGTCGGCTTCGTCGTCTTCCCGCCCTCGCCGCGCCACCTGCCGCTCGACCGCCTTGCCGGACTCGCCGCGCAAGTCCCGGCGCACGTCCGCAAGGTCGGCGTGTTCGTCGATCCCGACGACGAGCTGCTCGCCGCGACGGTAGCGGCCGGGCGGCTCGATGCGATCCAGCTCCACAAGACCGCGCCCGACCGCGTCGCCGCGCTCCGCCGCCTGTCGGGGTGCGAGACATGGGCGGCGATCGCGGTGAAGACCCGCGCCGACCTCACCGCCGCGCCCGCCTTCACCGGCGCTGCCGACCGCCTGCTCTACGATGCCAAGACCCCGGACGGTGCGACGCTCCCCGGCGGCATGGGCCTCCGCTTCGACTGGCAGCTGCTCGACGGTTTCCGCCACCCGCTCCCCTGGGCGCTATCGGGCGGGCTCGACCCCGCCAACGTCGCCGAGGCGATCGCGCGGACCCGCGCGCCGCTGGTCGACGTTTCGTCGGGTGTCGAGTCCGCGCCCGGCGTCAAGGACGTGGACAAGATCGCCGCCTTCCTGCAACGGGTTTCCGCATCATGA
- a CDS encoding AmpG family muropeptide MFS transporter, with the protein MAARADGRTWVDGVRPYLERGPLAAFALGVSSGFPYAMIAATLTTRLAQSGIDKKTVTAFSLAFLVYNIKFLWAWVVDGVRLPVLGALGQRVSWLLVAGVLVIAAVANLALVDPKASIGATVTAAILVGVAGSTFDVVIDAFRIEILEPRQLGVGSGMSQYGWRIGSAGAASLALFVAARHGWTAAYLSTAMLALPAMVAGLVIGEPRRHREVEPRRGVGTTLAAIWRPFVQFFARPGAFVVLLFILIHKIGDTLGQLVLRLLLNDTGFTNDEIALYDVGVGFWAYLIGIFLGGVMYARLGLKRSVLISLVLMAVSNASFAALAAAGHSNLGLAGAMTFENIASGIGGVTVVAYFSALCDLRFTAAQYALISAAASVVGRIITGASAGALVERVGYVNFYLLTVVLALPGVALFWWMSRSGLVDRSVGSAGTEGPGDARDGAAA; encoded by the coding sequence ATGGCGGCGCGGGCGGATGGACGGACTTGGGTGGACGGTGTTCGCCCCTATCTGGAGCGCGGACCGCTCGCGGCCTTTGCGCTGGGGGTTTCTTCTGGCTTTCCTTATGCGATGATTGCCGCGACGCTGACGACGCGGCTGGCGCAGAGCGGGATCGACAAGAAGACGGTGACCGCGTTCAGCCTCGCGTTTCTTGTCTACAATATCAAATTCTTGTGGGCCTGGGTCGTCGATGGCGTGCGGTTGCCGGTGCTCGGCGCTTTGGGGCAGAGGGTGTCGTGGCTGCTCGTGGCGGGCGTGCTGGTCATCGCTGCCGTGGCCAATCTGGCGCTGGTCGATCCGAAGGCGAGTATTGGCGCGACCGTTACCGCTGCGATCCTGGTCGGGGTCGCGGGATCGACGTTCGACGTGGTGATCGACGCGTTTCGCATCGAAATTCTCGAGCCGCGTCAATTGGGTGTCGGATCGGGGATGAGCCAGTACGGCTGGCGGATCGGGTCGGCCGGCGCCGCATCGCTGGCGTTGTTCGTCGCCGCCCGGCACGGCTGGACCGCCGCTTACCTCTCGACCGCAATGCTCGCATTGCCGGCGATGGTAGCGGGTTTGGTCATCGGGGAGCCGCGGCGGCATCGCGAAGTCGAGCCACGGCGCGGCGTCGGAACCACGTTGGCGGCGATCTGGCGGCCGTTCGTGCAGTTCTTTGCGCGTCCGGGCGCGTTCGTGGTGCTGCTATTCATCCTGATCCACAAGATCGGTGACACGCTGGGGCAGTTGGTGTTGCGGCTGTTGCTCAACGACACCGGATTTACCAACGACGAAATCGCCTTGTACGACGTCGGTGTCGGTTTCTGGGCGTATTTGATCGGTATTTTCCTCGGTGGTGTCATGTACGCGCGGTTGGGGCTGAAGCGCTCGGTGCTGATCAGCCTGGTGCTGATGGCGGTGTCCAACGCCAGCTTCGCCGCGCTGGCCGCGGCGGGGCACAGCAACCTCGGACTCGCCGGCGCGATGACGTTCGAGAACATCGCGTCGGGGATCGGCGGGGTGACGGTGGTCGCCTATTTCTCGGCGCTGTGCGACCTGCGCTTCACCGCCGCGCAATATGCGCTGATCTCTGCGGCGGCGAGCGTGGTCGGGCGGATCATCACCGGGGCGAGCGCCGGGGCGCTGGTCGAGCGGGTCGGATACGTCAATTTCTACCTGTTGACGGTCGTGTTGGCGCTGCCGGGCGTGGCGCTGTTCTGGTGGATGAGCCGATCGGGGCTGGTCGACCGGTCGGTCGGAAGCGCCGGTACGGAGGGACCGGGCGACGCGCGCGACGGCGCTGCCGCCTAG